A stretch of DNA from Nitrososphaerota archaeon:
AGAGGCTCTGGAAAGGAATCCAGAATTTGCAACGCTTCGCACACTTCTTCGCACTCCACGTGTAGGCGACAACATTCTCTACCGTGTAGGCAACCATGACGTGTATTTCCTGCCAGTCTATACTGCGTCTGGAGGAGGCGTAGTTACCCAGATAGGCACGATTGCAGCGGTCGGAGCAGCCTTTACAGGGGAATATTATGTCGGATTGGGAAATACGGCTGGAGAGGCCTTCAGAGACTACCTTGCAAAGCTTGGAGGCGTCGAGTTACCAAAAGCGCAACCTGAACTCAGCGTCGAAAGCAGGAGGGCTGCTCTAGCATCGATCTTCGAGAGGGAGGGGCTCAGATTGGCCACGCCCGTGTCAACATTTCCCGATGTCTCGTTCTCTGAGGGGGAAGCAAAGTATGTAAGCGAAGCAGATTTGGAGAATACAAGATCCTTGATTCACTCCTTTGTGGACAAGTGGGTGAAACCATACAACACGGCAAGGATTCTGACATGGACGGAGGACTCGAAGGTGAACTTTGGCGTGTTGGTCAGAATTGATGGCCTGCTGGAGCTGCATTACATAACAGTCTTGCTTTCATAGTTTCAGCAAAAAGAGTAGAGTACTCGAGTACTTCACGAATTGCGTTAAAGGTCAGAAGATAGCCGTCTAAGTATAGTTGACAACCAGAACAAGCAACAAGTTTCTTGATAATCAGTTTCTATCTTTCAATCCTACAATAGTTCGATGTCCAACAATCTCTCAATTTTCATTCGCCGTACCTTCATTCGGGTCCAAAATCTGCCACTCATTCATCTAACAGGTAGAGCCTCTCAAGCCCTGGCGATATTCTGTTCTCGCGGGTTTTAACTTCAGGGTACATCTGAACGATATCTTGGAACCTCCCTAGCATGTCATATCCTGCTTGGGTCAGTGTAACATAAACTCTCCCACGTTGATCTTCGCTTTTCACAATTCCTCTACCCTCTAGTGTTCGAAGCTCTTTCTCGAGGGCATCCCACGAAAGGTTTGCTCTCTGCATAATGTGCGTGCGTTTCATTCTCCCTGCCGCGATCACCTTTAGTATGTCTATAACTACTTCAATTTTAGATCTACGAGCCATTATGTCAAGCCATGGATGCGAGTACCTACAAAAGGCTGTAAGAAACGAAGGCCAAAAACCGTTAGACAAGCTTGTTAACAAAAAGCTAATTTGCAGAGCTAACCAACATAAGTTTAGAAGATTAGAACAGTCTGATGGAGCTGTAGCCAGAGGAGTGGGAATCGAGCAAGAGCTCAATATAGATTCAACGCTATAATAGAGAAGCAGGAGCGCATCTATTCAACAGCGGGCACAATAAAATATCAGCACCCAGAAAACAGGCACGACGATCAGTTCTGAGCTTTGTGCCTAGCCTTGCATGTTGCAAAGGAAGATCTGGTCAGAAAGAAATCATACCCTGTTGCATTATCTCAAAGCGATCATAGTAATCTGAAATCCAGATGGCCCGAACTGGACAGGCCAGGGCATAACAATAATTTCAGAAGCATCAAACAGAGATTATCTGTGATGACTACGCACAACAGCAAAGGTACACCCCTAAATACGACAAAATGCGACAAAATTGAACTTAGTCTCTGCAACTAGGCATCACTGCTTGGTCACTGCCAGCTTCACCCTCGCCTGAAATGCTATTCCCGTCTTTGAAGTGCTGATTATCATGGGGCCGACTTTCCTGACAAACGCTGCAAACCCTCGTACAGTCTTTTCTCCTTCGCAGACTTGCTCGTTAGGAATTCTGCAACCTTAATTCTTATGTAGGAATGCTACATGTTGCGCGTTACAAACTTTCTTGCATTTTGGGCATGTCCAGAGAGTTTTTTTATAATTCTACTGCTTGAGTTCAACATTCGGCAACCCCTTGAAAGCCCTGTCTCCAGTCAGAAACTTGACACGAAACTTTTTGGCCATATAATAGCCCAACGCGTCTGCATAAGATAAGTTCAGACCCTCTTTGTTGAACTTCAACCTTAGCTTCATAGATTCCTCTAAATCCTCAAGATTAAAATGTACCAGATACTTTGAAAAGGCATCAAGCACCTTTTTAGCCGAATCTGCACCGAAGATGGAGAGTATCTTGTAGTGAACCTCCATCAGGTTTAGCATTGTAAGGATGCCATCATGCTCCTCGAAATACCATCTGTAATCCAGACGGTCGTTCAGATAAGCAATAACAGCATAGCTGTCGTAGAAGTATTTAGTCACTCCAGCCCTTCCTCATTTCATCCTTTGCACGCTGCAGGTCTTTTATGCGAAATTTCCCTCTCAAGGCTCTGATGTCAGATACTCTCCGTATCGATATTTCCACATCTTCTCCCTCCTTCAAGTTTTCCTTATCTGCAAGATCTTTTGGGATTATGACCCCGAAGGAGTTTCCCCACTTCCTAACTTTCGACTTTATCAAAGTTATACCTGTATCGCTAATTATACACGTATAATTAAGCGTTTCAAAGAGATAAACACGCAAATCACCTTTAGGATTCCCTACAAGCAGGACAGGCAAACCTTCGGGATCGACAGGTCCTTTTCCCTATAAGCGTCGCAATGCTCTCTTCAAAGAAGCAAAACCTTGTAGCACTATATTCATTTGATTCTGGAAAGTTGAATTTCGTCAGAAGGTTAGTTTCAGGATGCAAAAAGATATGGAATCATAGAAGAAGATTGCAGAAAGTAAAATTGTTGCTATAGCGGAGGGCCTTGCACAGCACAGGCTGGAGCCCGTATATCTGATATGGAAGACCCCCCATCGACTTTCCTGATCCTAGAACTGGCAAGAATTTATTAGAAAGAAAGATTAGGCAAGCATAGGGGCAGCTGGTTTGAAACTTACCAGATACCTCGCATCAGCGGTCCTGTTCATTCTATTGCCAATCATTCAAACAACTGTCGAAACTTTTCTGAAAAACGGGAATGGTGATACACCATGTTGCAAATAGAGGACTTTAGTATTTCTAATGTTACGCAGGTATTAATGGATGGACTGCAGCTGATAATGAACGCACTACGACCGATCGCCAGTAGCATAGGGGTAGAACCTTCAACTCTGCTGATTGGATTTTTCTTCCTGCTTGTTATCGGCATAGTTGCTAGCAGAAGCGGCAAAAGAAAGGTTCAGAAACAATACATCCCTCGTCAGATTCATGATTCTAACAGACGGAAAGACATTCCTGCAAGAGCTGACACGGAGAAGTTCTGCCATAACTGCGGAACCAAGATAATTGGGAGCGCAACGTTCTGTCCGAGCTGCGGTGCAGTACAATAGCTATTTGTCCCTCTTTTCAAGCTGACGGGCCTGAGCTATACCTCCAATTACTATTACGAAGACTCCCGCAGCTAGAGCGAGCAAGTCAGATGCGTATGCCTGAAGTGCATATCCGACCATCAACCCTCCAGCTACAGCAGTTGCGAAGGACAGAAACTTGTTGAATATCACTACCCCCAGTATCAATCCTATAAGAGCTGCCAGAAGTGCAACTGCAGTGTTAGGAATCAGAGCCCTGATCAGGAAGAAACTTGCCGCAGCCAGAGCAACTCCCAGAGCAACCCTTGCCAGATAATACGCAATTATTCCTACTATTATGAACCCTACAATCGCACCGACTATTGCTGACGCGCTTCCTAAGATCAAGGCAGATATGGTAAACCCTGTAGCAGCGCCTGCAAGGCCCCAGCCAAGAAGACTAACGTTTTGACGAACTTCCTTCCGAAGAAAGCTAGCCCAATGCCTACTATCAGCAATAATGGGGCTGCTAGAGTGTTGAATTCGTTTGCAGAGGATGCAATACCTCTTGACGCTGCTATGTTGGCAAGAATTTCTATAGCAGCACCAGATATCATCGTGTCATAATCGGAAGTATTGGTATAAAATCTCGATGGAGAATTTTTCTATTATGGGCTGAACATAAGAGAAGCCTGCAAACTCTTAAATCTGTATCCAACAAAAAAGCGCCATGGATAGCGTAGTCCATTTTGAAATCCCTGCAGATAATCCTGAATGTGCCCAAAAGTTTTACAGCGCTGTATTCGGATGGAAGATCAACAGCATGCCCAATATGGCCTATGCTCTGCTAGCTACAACAGAGGTCGGCAAGAACCAGATGCCGATAAAACCGGGCGCAATAAACGGAGGGATGCTGAAAAGGCAGGCTCCAGTAGAGTCAGTCGTCATAACGATAAACGTTGCCAGCATAGACGACGCAGCAAAGAAGATTGCAAAGCAGGGGGGAAGGTTATCAGAGAAAAGATGCAAGTAGGCCAGATTGGTTATGCAGCTTACTTCAGGGATACTGAAGGCAACGTAATTGGCCTCTGGGAAAACAAGAAATGATTAGGCGATTTCTCGCCTAACCTTTACGATCTAACCGTTGGTATTACGGTCACGGTAATTACCGAGCCAGCTCTTAGCACTCCTAATTCGATAGCCTGCCCCGGTGATACGTTTTCCTCCATGTAGATCGACCACTCTTCGAGTGACCTTATCTGCCTCCCGTTGACTGAAACTATGATGTCATTTGCCTGATACCCCTGACCATTAGGTGTGCTGATCCTTTGAGCCGGTATTAGCCCTGCTTTCTCTGCTGGGCTGCCAGACACGACACTGACTATCATTATTCCTCTTGTCGATGAATCAACATTAACTACGTTTGACGTCCTTATGCTGTCGGCAGTAAGTGTCAAGCTGGTATAGCCTACGAAGGGGTGCTCATACTTTCCTGTCTTGATTATCGAGTCTGCGACTCTTTTGGCTATGTTCGACGGGATTGCGAAGTTTATCCCTCCAGACGTTCCTGCATTGGTTATACCGACGACTTTTCCCTGCAGGTCGAGCAGAGGCCCTCCAGAGTTGCCATTAGTTATCAGCACGTCGAGCTGTATTACAGGAACTACCAGTGGCACGTTCTGGACAGGACCTATCAGTCTTCCAAGCTGGCTTACTACTCCAGTTGAAAGGCTTGCAGTCAAGCCCAGAGGGTTTCCTACGGCAACTACCTGCTGTCCGATTTTGAGCAAACTCGAATCGGCTATTTCAAGAGGCTTGGCCTGCTCTGGAAGATTTGTAACCATCAATACAGCAATATCTGCGAACCTGTCCTGACCAGCTATAGTTGCAGTGCTGCTTGTCCCATCAAAGAATTCTACTGTCAGACTTCTTGCTCCCTGCACTACATGATTGTTAGTCACTATGTATCCTGCTGAATATACGAAGCCCGAGCCCAGAGACGAACCCTGTGCGGTCTGCGACCTTACTACGACAACAGCAGACCGTGCCTTCTGGTACACTTCCTCGGGGGTTCCTTTTACTTGCGTGCTTACATTGATTTCTGCTAGGCGCACATCCAAGCCCTTCGTAATAGCCTGCACGGAAGAGTTGACGACACCGACCTTTGCCGAGAGCCCCTCTATGATACTCTGCTGCTGCATCAACCTGTCAGTAAGGGAAGTGAGCTGGACCTTCAGATCATTCAACTGCTGTTCAGCAACGACATTTCGAGAATCGGCACCTTTGAGTGATGCAATCTCTTGATTCAGGGAATCTATTTTTCTGGAAGTTTCCAAAATGAGCTGCTTTGTTGCAGAGACTTCCTGCATCGCGGCCCTCAGCTGGTCGTTTCCGTACTGCTGTCCATTATAACCCATGTATATGCTGGAGGATGCCAGAATCATTGCTATCAGGGAAACTGATATCATCAGGAGAATATTCTTGCTAGGCATAGCCAGAGCGTAAATTGCTCAGGGTATAAGGAACACTTAGGAACAGTTGTTCCGATCTAGAAATCCCACTTTTGATGTTTTGAATCCTGAATGAGTTTAAGTATTTGGTTCTAGTTTGGAAGTTGGCTTGGCAGCCGCCTTTAAGGAGTTCAAACTTGAAACCGTCCTTGTAGGAGGGTCGTTGATAGGTATCTCAGCTATTTCATGGTTCCTTTCGACCTATCCCATGGAGGCTGGCATGATGATGAGCCAAATGTTCGACCTGAACGCTACCTTGATACTTCTCTTTTCTCTGAGCTGGACACTCGGCATGATAGCGATGATGTTTCCAGTTATAGTTCCTATCACGCTGGCATTGTTCAGAGCAGCCAAAAATGCCGACCAATCTATAAAGGAAGGCGGAGGCCCGACGATACCAAAAGCCCTTACATTCGCATTTTCGTACGTATCGTTATGGATTGGATTCGGAATTGCGCTTTACATGCTGATAGGCGTTCTATTGTGGACTGGCAATGCTTTACAGCTTCAGAACCCATATCTTAGGTTCCTGCCAGCAGCAATTGTATTGGCCACTGGGATATACCAGTTCGTGCCATTCAAGGACACTTGCCTGAGCCGATGTCATCCTACCACATTTCTGGTTCGCAATTACAGAGGGGGCATCACAGGCCCAGCAAGAATGGGGGTATCATACGGTCTCTTCTGCATTGGTATCAATAAACCTCTTTATCAGCCAGGGACAAGCTATTCTGTCGACCTTTGCCCTTTCCCGTGTAACCCACTGCATTTTTGCTCAGACCTTAAGAAGAGAGCTAAATTATAAAAGGAGAACCTTTCTCAAAGCCTTAAAACCATCGTTCTAAGGCCTATTTCATGCCGGGGCAGTCAATACTGCCGGTAAGAGCATAACTCTTGGCAACGGTCGCCTAGCCTGGTAGGGCGCAGGCCTGCTAAGTCTGTGGCCGAAAGGCCTCGTGGGTTCAAATCCCACCCCCGGCGTTTAACTGAAAGAGATATGAATTTCATTTTTCCTGCAGTATGTGTTTGGAAAAACTAAAACTTGACGCTGTCGTCTTCGACCTTGACGGGACGCTGATAGATTCTTCAAAGGGCATCCACAGGTGCGTAAGGGAGGTCCTAGCAAGAAGGAGCTACAAGTCATTTGACGAAGAATTCCTCAGCAGGTCTATCGGCGTTCATCCCATCGATGCTATTTTTCAGAGAACGGTCAGGAAGAGCGAAGTAGATGGCTGTATAAGGGAGTTCAAGCAGAGGTATGGCAGGACACTTACGGAGGATGTCGTCCTGCTGGATGGCGCTAAAGAAACTCTTGATGCTTTGATGGAAGAGGGGTACAAAGTTGCAGTATATACACTGAAGATGAAGAACCATGCTTTGAAAGTGCTGAATCACTTTTCGATAAAAGTACATGACATACTTGCTGGGGAGCAGATCGGAGAGGACAAGTCTTCTGGAAGAGGCTTGAAGGAGCTTCTGGACGGCCTTGGCAGCAGGGCATCAAAAAGTGCCATTGTTGGAGACCAGTGGAGCGACATATCTGCAGGCAAGAAGGTCGGCATGACTACCATCGCCGTATTAGGAGGAATGGGGAGCTTTGAAGAATTGAATAAGCTCGGGCCAGACTACCTTATCGGAAGCGTTTCTGATCTGACAAAGATACTTTAGTTAGAAACTGTATTTGCCAGATATGCAAAGAATTTTTTCTATCGTTTTCTATTTAAACTCAAATGCTCGATAGTGCTAAGCTTTTTCGCTTCCGTGCGAATGGATGTTCTTTATCGCTATTTTGTACACGTCTATTGCAGCAAGATATTCCGATATTTCGACGCACTCCTTGCTCGTGTGCGAAAGGTGGGGATTGCCCGGACCATAGGTAACTACAGGTATCTTCAGATTTGAGCCAAGGATGTTCATGTCTCCAGTCCCTGTCTTCTTGACGAGCAACGGATGCTTCCCCGTAACGCTGAATATTGCTTTCATGAAGGATTTAACAAGGAGAGATGACTTGTTCGCTTCAAAGGGCTCAGTCATGTCCCCGACCTCTATCTTCAGTTTTGGAAATGCCACATCTGCTTGGAATTTTTCTAGAACGCTCTTTGCCTGCTGGTGCACCTGATCGCAGGTCAGTGTTGGAGGTATCCTTACATCTATCACCAATTCGCAGACTCCCGGCATGACATTGTCTGCAGAGCCTCCCTTGATCTTAGTCAAACATGCGCTTAGCGTCCCGTACCTGTTATTCTCTTGGCTGTCTTTGTTCAAGTAGCTGGATAATGCTGTCCATACTTCCAGTCCTTTCTCTATGGCGTTTTCAGACATCCAAGGCGCGCTGGCATGCACTGAAGGGGT
This window harbors:
- a CDS encoding type II toxin-antitoxin system VapC family toxin codes for the protein MTKYFYDSYAVIAYLNDRLDYRWYFEEHDGILTMLNLMEVHYKILSIFGADSAKKVLDAFSKYLVHFNLEDLEESMKLRLKFNKEGLNLSYADALGYYMAKKFRVKFLTGDRAFKGLPNVELKQ
- a CDS encoding zinc ribbon domain-containing protein, giving the protein MLQIEDFSISNVTQVLMDGLQLIMNALRPIASSIGVEPSTLLIGFFFLLVIGIVASRSGKRKVQKQYIPRQIHDSNRRKDIPARADTEKFCHNCGTKIIGSATFCPSCGAVQ
- a CDS encoding M20/M25/M40 family metallo-hydrolase; translated protein: MDSIRDLAVSLLADILRLYSPSKKEETLAQFLKEKMANELDFKNVRTDAVNNVIGEVGEGSPTTLLCGHMDTVPGSQPVKVTKELVCGRGAVDAKSSLAAMVMAASSLAKENGFGKIIVAGVADEEGDAQGIRELIKGGIKADYAIFGEPSGVENITIGYKGRLSLRIVCDTPSVHASAPWMSENAIEKGLEVWTALSSYLNKDSQENNRYGTLSACLTKIKGGSADNVMPGVCELVIDVRIPPTLTCDQVHQQAKSVLEKFQADVAFPKLKIEVGDMTEPFEANKSSLLVKSFMKAIFSVTGKHPLLVKKTGTGDMNILGSNLKIPVVTYGPGNPHLSHTSKECVEISEYLAAIDVYKIAIKNIHSHGSEKA
- a CDS encoding AbrB/MazE/SpoVT family DNA-binding domain-containing protein, with protein sequence MPVLLVGNPKGDLRVYLFETLNYTCIISDTGITLIKSKVRKWGNSFGVIIPKDLADKENLKEGEDVEISIRRVSDIRALRGKFRIKDLQRAKDEMRKGWSD
- a CDS encoding DUF2182 domain-containing protein; its protein translation is MAAAFKEFKLETVLVGGSLIGISAISWFLSTYPMEAGMMMSQMFDLNATLILLFSLSWTLGMIAMMFPVIVPITLALFRAAKNADQSIKEGGGPTIPKALTFAFSYVSLWIGFGIALYMLIGVLLWTGNALQLQNPYLRFLPAAIVLATGIYQFVPFKDTCLSRCHPTTFLVRNYRGGITGPARMGVSYGLFCIGINKPLYQPGTSYSVDLCPFPCNPLHFCSDLKKRAKL
- a CDS encoding PDZ domain-containing protein, with translation MPSKNILLMISVSLIAMILASSSIYMGYNGQQYGNDQLRAAMQEVSATKQLILETSRKIDSLNQEIASLKGADSRNVVAEQQLNDLKVQLTSLTDRLMQQQSIIEGLSAKVGVVNSSVQAITKGLDVRLAEINVSTQVKGTPEEVYQKARSAVVVVRSQTAQGSSLGSGFVYSAGYIVTNNHVVQGARSLTVEFFDGTSSTATIAGQDRFADIAVLMVTNLPEQAKPLEIADSSLLKIGQQVVAVGNPLGLTASLSTGVVSQLGRLIGPVQNVPLVVPVIQLDVLITNGNSGGPLLDLQGKVVGITNAGTSGGINFAIPSNIAKRVADSIIKTGKYEHPFVGYTSLTLTADSIRTSNVVNVDSSTRGIMIVSVVSGSPAEKAGLIPAQRISTPNGQGYQANDIIVSVNGRQIRSLEEWSIYMEENVSPGQAIELGVLRAGSVITVTVIPTVRS
- a CDS encoding HAD family hydrolase, whose product is MCLEKLKLDAVVFDLDGTLIDSSKGIHRCVREVLARRSYKSFDEEFLSRSIGVHPIDAIFQRTVRKSEVDGCIREFKQRYGRTLTEDVVLLDGAKETLDALMEEGYKVAVYTLKMKNHALKVLNHFSIKVHDILAGEQIGEDKSSGRGLKELLDGLGSRASKSAIVGDQWSDISAGKKVGMTTIAVLGGMGSFEELNKLGPDYLIGSVSDLTKIL